Proteins encoded within one genomic window of Candidatus Methylomirabilis lanthanidiphila:
- the mqnE_2 gene encoding Aminodeoxyfutalosine synthase, translated as MAELNGKIEAIAEKVEAGERITFDDGVELFERATLLELSAMADRVRWRLHPDPVVTYVIGRTVNYTNICWVQCSFCSFYRLPTSPEGYLLSKDEIFQKIEELIELGGTEVLLQGGLNPSLKIDYYEDLFASIKVRYPIHLHALSTVEISYIAVSSRISLKESLKRLQAAGLESIPGAGAELLVDEVRQRVSPLKESSSDWLNVMQTAHELGIPSSATMMYGVGETMAQRVEHLMKIRELQDHTCGFTAFIPWSYQPNGDAFGGQSGSGYGYLRTVAVSRIMLDNVQHIQAAWLTMGPKIGQLSLQYGVDDFGSTVLEENVVRTPVTRQLMSFEEIRRNVRDAGFVPKRRNTRYQLLE; from the coding sequence ATGGCTGAATTGAACGGCAAAATCGAGGCGATTGCGGAGAAGGTGGAGGCGGGGGAGCGGATCACCTTCGATGACGGGGTCGAGCTGTTCGAGCGGGCGACGCTGCTCGAACTGTCTGCCATGGCCGACCGCGTGCGCTGGCGTCTGCATCCCGATCCGGTGGTGACCTATGTCATCGGCCGCACCGTCAACTATACGAACATCTGCTGGGTCCAATGCTCGTTCTGCTCCTTCTACCGGTTGCCGACCTCTCCGGAAGGCTATCTCCTGTCAAAAGACGAAATCTTTCAGAAAATCGAGGAGCTGATCGAGCTTGGCGGGACGGAGGTCCTGCTGCAAGGGGGGCTGAATCCCAGCCTGAAGATCGACTATTACGAGGATCTGTTTGCCTCCATTAAGGTCCGCTACCCAATTCATCTGCATGCGCTCTCTACGGTAGAAATCAGTTATATTGCAGTTAGTTCCAGGATATCCCTCAAGGAGAGTTTGAAGCGACTTCAGGCCGCGGGTCTGGAATCGATCCCAGGAGCTGGAGCCGAACTGCTGGTCGATGAGGTAAGACAGCGTGTGTCGCCGCTGAAGGAGAGTTCGTCTGACTGGCTCAACGTGATGCAGACCGCCCACGAACTCGGGATACCGAGCTCGGCCACGATGATGTACGGGGTAGGCGAGACGATGGCCCAGCGCGTTGAACACCTCATGAAGATTCGAGAGCTGCAAGATCATACTTGCGGTTTTACGGCCTTTATTCCCTGGAGCTATCAACCGAATGGCGACGCCTTTGGAGGTCAGAGCGGCAGCGGCTACGGCTATCTTCGAACCGTTGCCGTCTCGAGAATTATGTTGGACAATGTGCAGCATATCCAGGCGGCCTGGCTGACGATGGGACCGAAGATCGGACAGCTCTCGCTGCAATACGGTGTAGACGATTTTGGGAGTACTGTTCTTGAGGAGAATGTCGTAAGGACGCCCGTCACGCGGCAATTGATGTCGTTTGAGGAAATCCGGCGAAACGTTCGCGATGCCGGTTTTGTGCCGAAGCGTCGAAACACACGGTATCAGCTTTTGGAGTAA